The Pseudomonas iranensis genome includes a window with the following:
- a CDS encoding Fic family protein codes for MPAVGYAYLRDALKLKAFAPKRVAMIKPVTRVTLIGDCLAVPAAVAPAQGSTIEHILFALKHEGINLCILAQALESVEASDLLSELGRSPNGVYIRKACFLWESFTGKQLDYSVPVRGSVVALFDPKRYVTGPAVRNSRWRVDFNGLGSLHYCATVERTVKLQELIDRDIIGRAQVFMATLPPEMMDRAINWAYLHETRDSFAIEKEEPSEEKSRRFVRLLRQAHERTELSEDYLVELQNSTVSNPFDKAVLFRHQQNHLHNGLRGAAGVSYVPPDPQLCRELMENLMAFANHSAKQVDPLIAAAVVAFGFVFLHPFMDGNGRLSRFLIHQTLCHSGALQNGLLLPVSVAMKHEESSYLEALKEFSKPAREFWNVTWLDSDEMTFDFIGHDAIYRFWDATQCAEFTLQMAMRALEVELREETAFLEKYDFVIKAVNDRFDVRGSDLSKLVMMCLDNADKVSKHRRKQFQYSVPEEVFDYIEEMSSAYGG; via the coding sequence ATGCCAGCTGTTGGATATGCCTACCTGCGTGACGCGCTGAAGCTCAAGGCATTTGCTCCCAAGCGCGTTGCGATGATCAAACCGGTCACCCGAGTTACCTTGATCGGTGATTGTCTTGCTGTTCCAGCCGCCGTCGCGCCTGCACAGGGATCAACGATCGAGCACATTCTTTTTGCGCTAAAACATGAAGGAATAAACCTGTGCATTCTTGCCCAGGCCTTGGAATCTGTTGAAGCGAGCGATCTGTTAAGTGAGCTTGGCAGATCCCCGAACGGGGTATACATCCGTAAAGCCTGTTTTCTATGGGAAAGCTTTACTGGCAAACAACTGGACTACTCAGTCCCGGTTCGAGGCAGTGTCGTCGCCTTGTTCGATCCCAAGCGCTACGTCACCGGGCCAGCGGTTCGGAATAGTCGCTGGCGAGTCGATTTCAATGGTTTGGGGTCATTGCATTACTGCGCCACCGTTGAGCGAACGGTGAAACTACAGGAGCTGATCGATCGGGACATCATTGGGCGAGCCCAGGTTTTCATGGCGACGTTGCCGCCGGAGATGATGGATCGGGCAATCAATTGGGCCTACCTGCATGAGACTCGCGATTCCTTCGCTATCGAAAAAGAAGAGCCCAGCGAAGAAAAGTCGCGGCGCTTTGTTCGGCTCTTACGTCAAGCTCACGAGCGCACAGAGCTCAGCGAGGACTATCTGGTCGAGTTGCAAAACAGCACGGTCTCGAATCCCTTCGATAAAGCAGTGCTCTTCCGTCATCAACAGAACCATTTACACAACGGCTTGAGAGGCGCCGCCGGAGTCAGTTATGTGCCGCCAGATCCGCAATTGTGTCGTGAGTTGATGGAGAATTTGATGGCGTTCGCCAATCACTCGGCGAAGCAGGTGGATCCGCTGATAGCAGCGGCGGTTGTGGCGTTTGGGTTTGTTTTTCTTCACCCGTTCATGGATGGCAACGGTCGGCTCTCACGATTTCTTATTCACCAGACGCTTTGCCATTCCGGTGCACTGCAAAACGGCTTGTTGCTGCCCGTTTCCGTGGCGATGAAGCATGAGGAATCCAGCTACTTGGAAGCGCTGAAAGAGTTTTCGAAACCAGCAAGAGAGTTCTGGAATGTCACTTGGCTGGATTCCGATGAGATGACGTTCGATTTCATCGGTCACGACGCTATCTACCGATTCTGGGATGCTACTCAATGCGCAGAATTTACTTTGCAGATGGCCATGCGGGCACTGGAAGTGGAGCTACGCGAGGAGACCGCGTTTCTTGAAAAATACGATTTCGTCATCAAAGCGGTGAATGACCGTTTCGATGTTCGGGGAAGCGATCTTTCGAAGTTGGTAATGATGTGCCTGGACAACGCTGACAAGGTTTCAAAGCATCGCCGCAAGCAATTTCAGTACAGCGTGCCGGAGGAGGTGTTCGATTACATCGAGGAAATGTCCTCAGCCTATGGCGGCTGA
- a CDS encoding MFS transporter produces the protein MTSLTVPAPLAATSPATAAAPAVFGARIIVGLVGVLLAVLVSGLNEMVTKAALADIRGALHIGYDEGTWLVASYTATSVAAMAFAPWCSVTFSLRRFTLCAIGLFTLLGVLCPFAPNYESLLLMRILQGLAGGALPPMLMTVALRFLPANIKLYGLAGYALTATFGPGLGTPLAGLWTEYVGWQWTFWQIIVPCLIAMAAVAYGLPQDPLRLERLRAFNWKGLLLGFPAICMLVIGLLQGNRLDWFESNLICGLLGAGSLLLVAFMINEWSQPIPFFKLQMLGIRNLLFALITLAGVLIVLLAVVLIPSSYLAQVQGYRPAQTAPIMLIAALPQLIALPLVAALCNLRWVDCRWVLGIGLSMLALSCLGGSHLTSAWIRDDFYVLQWLQIFGQPMAVLPLLMLSTGSITPMEGPFASAWFNTVKGLAAVVATGVIEALTTARLHFHSTMLVDSLGNSPLADHSDPGLALRVHEQAVVLTSSDLYVCMAGVAVALILLIFWLPTRIYPPRAPT, from the coding sequence ATGACATCCCTGACGGTCCCGGCACCCCTTGCCGCGACCAGCCCGGCGACGGCGGCTGCGCCTGCGGTGTTCGGGGCGCGGATCATCGTTGGTCTGGTCGGCGTGCTGTTGGCCGTGCTGGTCTCGGGCCTCAACGAGATGGTCACCAAAGCCGCACTCGCCGATATTCGCGGCGCGCTGCACATCGGTTACGACGAAGGCACCTGGCTGGTCGCCAGCTACACGGCCACGTCGGTCGCGGCCATGGCCTTCGCGCCGTGGTGCTCGGTGACCTTCTCGCTGCGCCGCTTCACCCTCTGCGCGATCGGCCTGTTTACTCTGCTCGGCGTGCTGTGCCCGTTCGCCCCGAACTACGAAAGTCTGCTGCTGATGCGCATCCTCCAGGGCCTTGCCGGTGGTGCATTGCCGCCGATGCTGATGACCGTCGCGCTGCGCTTCCTCCCGGCGAACATCAAACTCTACGGACTGGCCGGCTACGCACTGACCGCGACTTTCGGCCCGGGACTCGGCACGCCGCTGGCCGGTCTGTGGACTGAATACGTCGGCTGGCAATGGACCTTCTGGCAGATCATCGTGCCGTGCCTGATCGCCATGGCCGCCGTGGCTTACGGATTGCCGCAGGATCCGCTGCGGCTGGAACGTCTCAGGGCGTTCAACTGGAAAGGCCTGCTGCTGGGCTTTCCGGCGATCTGCATGCTGGTGATCGGTCTGTTGCAGGGCAATCGACTGGACTGGTTCGAGTCGAATCTGATCTGTGGATTACTAGGTGCCGGTTCGCTACTGCTGGTGGCTTTTATGATCAATGAATGGTCGCAGCCGATTCCGTTTTTCAAACTGCAAATGCTCGGCATCCGCAACCTGCTGTTTGCGTTGATCACCCTCGCCGGGGTGCTGATCGTGCTGCTGGCGGTGGTGCTGATTCCGTCGAGTTATCTGGCCCAGGTGCAGGGTTATCGTCCGGCGCAAACCGCGCCGATCATGCTCATTGCCGCGCTGCCGCAGTTGATCGCGCTGCCGCTGGTGGCAGCGCTGTGCAATTTGCGCTGGGTCGATTGCCGCTGGGTGCTCGGCATTGGTCTGAGCATGCTCGCGCTGTCCTGCCTGGGCGGTTCGCACCTGACTTCGGCGTGGATTCGCGATGATTTCTACGTCCTGCAATGGCTGCAGATTTTCGGCCAGCCGATGGCGGTGTTGCCGCTGCTGATGTTGTCGACCGGCAGTATCACGCCGATGGAAGGGCCGTTCGCGTCGGCGTGGTTCAACACCGTCAAAGGCCTGGCTGCCGTGGTTGCCACCGGCGTCATCGAAGCGCTGACCACCGCGCGCCTGCATTTTCATTCGACCATGTTGGTCGACAGCCTCGGCAATTCGCCGCTGGCCGATCACAGCGATCCGGGCCTTGCTCTCCGCGTGCATGAGCAGGCGGTGGTGCTGACTTCGTCCGATTTGTACGTGTGCATGGCCGGCGTCGCCGTGGCGTTGATTCTGCTGATTTTCTGGCTGCCGACGCGGATTTATCCGCCGCGCGCGCCGACCTGA
- a CDS encoding efflux transporter outer membrane subunit encodes MIGVESAAAFASRLAPTFFNAFPLWERACSRKSQWQQLTFSALLTISLTACTVGPDFQKPESPQPADWAKPARAAPSQAVSEPLNERWWETFHDPQLSALTQRALNSNLDLQLASSRLQQSRAARQVITAERYPNSTASGSYGRKRNSGKGLNDPSGNNGDEAFNLWDAGFSASWELDVWGRVRRETEAADANLEVAENDRRGVLLTVLADTAQNYIQLRGVQNTRAVTEQNLDVARHSLKLSQLRLADGVATDLDVAEAAAQVAAIKARLPALEQRQAQLINAISLLMGEPPQALAQALSTDAAVPQSPLQVAIGLPSQLAERRPDIRQAEARLHAATANIGVAKGDFYPRITLSGNLGSQAMQLSDFGSWGSRAFGIGPQFSLPLFDGGRLRGMLQLREAQQQEAAIAYQQTVLRAWHEIDDQLTAYNASQRRRDSLGEAVRQNQIALRTAQQQYVEGVVDFVNVLTVQSALLATQEQWVESSTGVSLAMVGLYKALGGGWQSVYPAAQLAAGSPDAAKP; translated from the coding sequence ATGATCGGTGTTGAATCGGCTGCCGCCTTCGCGAGCAGGCTCGCTCCCACATTTTTTAATGCGTTCCCCCTGTGGGAGCGAGCCTGCTCGCGAAAAAGCCAGTGGCAGCAGCTAACCTTCAGTGCCTTGCTCACAATTAGTCTCACCGCCTGCACTGTCGGCCCCGACTTCCAGAAACCCGAATCCCCTCAACCTGCCGACTGGGCCAAACCCGCCCGGGCCGCCCCGAGCCAGGCCGTCAGCGAACCCCTGAACGAACGCTGGTGGGAAACCTTCCACGACCCGCAACTTTCCGCGCTCACCCAGCGCGCGCTGAACAGCAACCTCGACCTGCAACTGGCCAGCAGCCGCCTGCAACAAAGCCGCGCCGCGCGCCAGGTGATCACCGCCGAGCGTTATCCGAACAGCACCGCCAGCGGCAGCTACGGGCGCAAACGCAACAGTGGCAAAGGCTTGAACGATCCATCGGGAAATAACGGCGACGAGGCTTTCAATCTGTGGGATGCCGGTTTCTCCGCCTCATGGGAACTGGACGTCTGGGGTCGCGTGCGCCGCGAAACCGAAGCCGCTGATGCCAATCTCGAAGTGGCGGAAAATGATCGTCGCGGTGTGCTGCTGACGGTGCTTGCCGACACCGCGCAAAACTACATTCAGCTGCGCGGGGTGCAGAACACCCGCGCTGTCACCGAGCAGAACCTCGACGTCGCCCGCCACAGCCTGAAACTCTCGCAGCTGCGGCTGGCCGATGGCGTGGCCACCGATCTCGACGTCGCCGAAGCCGCCGCGCAAGTCGCCGCCATCAAGGCACGGCTGCCGGCGCTCGAGCAGCGTCAGGCGCAACTGATCAACGCGATCAGTCTGCTGATGGGCGAACCGCCGCAGGCCCTCGCTCAAGCGTTATCCACAGACGCGGCAGTGCCGCAGTCGCCACTGCAAGTCGCCATCGGCCTGCCGTCGCAATTGGCCGAACGTCGTCCGGATATCCGCCAGGCCGAAGCGCGTCTGCACGCTGCTACTGCCAACATCGGCGTGGCCAAGGGCGACTTTTATCCGCGCATCACCCTGTCCGGCAACCTCGGTTCACAGGCCATGCAACTGAGCGATTTCGGTTCATGGGGCTCGCGTGCCTTCGGCATCGGCCCGCAATTCAGCCTGCCGTTATTTGACGGCGGACGCCTGCGCGGCATGCTGCAACTGCGTGAAGCGCAACAGCAGGAAGCGGCCATCGCCTACCAGCAAACCGTGCTGCGTGCCTGGCATGAAATCGATGATCAATTGACCGCCTACAACGCCAGCCAGCGCCGTCGCGACAGCCTCGGCGAAGCCGTGCGTCAGAACCAGATCGCCCTGCGCACCGCGCAACAGCAATACGTCGAAGGCGTGGTCGATTTCGTCAACGTCCTCACCGTGCAGAGCGCTTTGCTCGCCACCCAGGAACAATGGGTGGAAAGCTCGACCGGCGTCTCGCTGGCAATGGTCGGCTTGTATAAGGCGTTGGGCGGCGGATGGCAGTCGGTCTATCCGGCAGCGCAACTGGCCGCAGGCTCGCCGGACGCCGCCAAACCCTGA
- a CDS encoding MarR family winged helix-turn-helix transcriptional regulator, which produces MNISSAMVVAARHWRKICQTTLVNYGISEACAVPLLMIGRLGEGVRQVQVAQAAGMESPSLVRLLDQLCHAGYVCRTEDAQDRRAKCLSLTDTGRDLVQAVEAELVRLRHEVLEGIERSDLEATLRVLRAFEAASSPVVVNS; this is translated from the coding sequence ATGAACATCAGCAGCGCCATGGTGGTGGCCGCCCGGCATTGGCGGAAGATCTGCCAGACCACGCTGGTCAACTATGGAATTTCCGAAGCCTGCGCCGTGCCCTTGTTGATGATCGGGCGTTTGGGTGAGGGCGTGCGTCAGGTGCAAGTCGCCCAGGCTGCGGGGATGGAGAGTCCTTCGCTGGTGCGCTTGCTCGATCAGTTGTGCCATGCCGGTTACGTCTGTCGCACCGAAGATGCGCAGGATCGCCGCGCCAAGTGCCTGAGCCTGACCGATACCGGCCGCGATCTGGTGCAAGCGGTCGAAGCCGAGCTGGTGCGCTTGCGCCACGAAGTGCTGGAAGGCATCGAACGCAGCGATCTGGAAGCTACGCTTCGGGTACTGAGGGCTTTTGAGGCGGCGAGTTCGCCTGTGGTGGTCAACTCTTGA
- a CDS encoding DUF2789 domain-containing protein, whose translation MENPQHSLPALFKQLGLADDPTGIDQFIASHSPLKPDLHLADAFFWIAGQAQFLREEILDDADWAEVVDQLNVMLHKGRLG comes from the coding sequence ATGGAAAATCCGCAGCACAGCCTACCGGCCCTGTTCAAGCAACTCGGCCTCGCCGACGACCCGACCGGCATCGACCAATTCATCGCCAGCCATTCCCCGCTCAAGCCGGATTTGCATCTGGCTGACGCGTTTTTCTGGATAGCAGGTCAGGCGCAGTTTCTGCGCGAAGAGATTTTGGACGATGCGGATTGGGCAGAGGTTGTAGATCAACTGAATGTGATGTTGCACAAGGGGCGACTAGGGTGA
- a CDS encoding HlyD family secretion protein: MTQSKQKLAVAVAAALAVGVLVYLAMPGLFGQRTEQTTNDAFVSADYTLVVPRVAGFIKQVLVEDNQQVKAGQLLALIDDRDLRAAAEAADAQTLVARAQLQNANATLERQASLIAQAQATVVSAKAQMAFAQQELNRYNHLAGVGAGTVQNAQQARTRIDQASARLDTATAKLAAERKQVEILTAQRNAADGNLKHAQAALEIASFNLSYTRITAPQDGMIGERAVRVGAYVTPGSKLLAVVPLQQAYVVANFQETQLTDVQPGQDVQVRVDSLGGEALTGRVESIAPATGVTFAAVKPDNATGNFTKVVQRIPVKIVLEPGQPLAERLRVGMSVEASIDTASSKASGREVTQR; the protein is encoded by the coding sequence ATGACTCAATCCAAGCAAAAACTCGCGGTGGCCGTGGCTGCCGCGCTGGCGGTAGGCGTGCTGGTGTATCTGGCAATGCCCGGGCTGTTCGGCCAACGCACCGAGCAAACCACCAATGACGCCTTTGTCTCCGCCGACTACACGCTGGTGGTGCCGCGCGTGGCCGGGTTCATCAAGCAGGTGCTGGTCGAAGACAACCAACAGGTCAAGGCCGGGCAGTTGCTGGCGTTGATCGATGACCGTGATTTGCGCGCAGCGGCGGAGGCGGCGGATGCGCAAACCCTGGTCGCGCGGGCGCAGTTGCAGAACGCCAACGCGACTCTCGAGCGGCAGGCTTCGCTGATCGCTCAGGCGCAGGCCACCGTGGTCTCGGCCAAAGCGCAAATGGCTTTTGCGCAGCAGGAACTGAACCGCTACAACCATCTCGCCGGTGTCGGCGCTGGCACCGTGCAGAACGCGCAGCAGGCGCGCACGCGCATTGATCAGGCCTCGGCGCGCCTCGACACCGCGACCGCGAAGCTGGCGGCCGAACGCAAGCAGGTCGAGATTCTCACCGCCCAGCGCAACGCCGCCGACGGCAATCTGAAACACGCGCAGGCGGCGCTGGAGATTGCCAGTTTCAACTTGTCCTACACGCGTATCACCGCGCCGCAGGACGGCATGATCGGCGAGCGTGCGGTGCGCGTCGGCGCCTACGTCACGCCGGGCAGCAAACTGTTGGCGGTGGTGCCGTTGCAGCAGGCCTATGTGGTGGCCAATTTTCAGGAAACCCAGTTGACCGATGTGCAGCCCGGGCAGGATGTGCAAGTCCGAGTGGATAGTCTCGGTGGCGAAGCCCTGACCGGCCGCGTCGAGAGTATTGCGCCGGCAACTGGCGTGACCTTTGCGGCGGTGAAACCGGATAACGCCACCGGTAATTTCACCAAGGTTGTGCAGCGGATTCCGGTGAAGATCGTGCTGGAACCGGGCCAGCCACTGGCTGAGCGGTTGCGGGTGGGGATGTCGGTCGAGGCGAGCATTGATACCGCCAGCTCAAAGGCGTCCGGGCGCGAGGTGACGCAGCGATGA
- a CDS encoding type II toxin-antitoxin system Phd/YefM family antitoxin, which produces MQSVLADMAVSISQLKKNPAAVLKDANGGAVAVLNHNRVMGYMVPADVYEALVERLDDLELMQIARSRAHETPMPVDLDDL; this is translated from the coding sequence ATGCAAAGCGTTCTGGCCGATATGGCCGTCAGTATTTCTCAATTGAAGAAAAATCCTGCTGCCGTGCTAAAAGACGCAAATGGGGGTGCTGTGGCAGTGCTCAATCATAACCGGGTCATGGGCTACATGGTGCCTGCTGATGTGTACGAAGCATTGGTCGAGCGGCTTGATGATCTTGAGCTTATGCAGATTGCGCGTTCCCGAGCTCACGAGACACCCATGCCCGTAGATCTGGATGACTTATAA